AAAGTGTCTCGAAAAAGAACGCGAGTCAAATTTTGTCACAGCCTGATGTCGATAACGAATCTAGGAGCGTTCATTCGAGCCGTAAAGTAGACCGCAGTAGGCTTGAAATGTCGACCGATTCTCAAAAGCTCAAGGAATCGATTGAATCTCAGGAAAAGCTGTCGGAGACCAAAAGTTCCTCGACTAGTAAAAGAAGTCAAATTGAAACCACGAAAAGTCCGGTTGTAATGTTGACCAAATTGACAACGAAAGATGCTACGGTGAATACCTCGCTGCAACAAGAGGAACCGGAAAGAGTCACCCGTCTACGAACTCGAAGAGGGAGTTCGGTGACGAAAGATTCACCGTCGCGAAGTATCACGGAATCTTTGCGATCGCGAAGAGCGAGCTCGATGGCGAAAGACGCGCCGGTGGATTCTCCGTCGCAAGATGCAGACGCCGAGGAGCCTCCTCCGCAATTGCACAGGGCGACTTCGGACACATTCGGATCATCAGAGGCTTCGTCGCAAGAAACGAATTACGATAAACCGCCACGATTGAGGAGAGCAGGTTCGATAACAAAGGATGTGGATTCTCCGTCGGGAAAACCGCGTGGTCGAAGAGCGAGTTCTCTTGCAAAGGAAGTGCTTATAAGCGTGGAAGATCTCGCGACTCCGTCGGAAAAATCGGTTAGAAGAAACAGCAGATCTATATCCGTGACGAAAGAGATTGAGGTCAAGGACAACGACACCGAGAGCGTCAAGGATGATATACCGGTAAGGAGAAGCACGAGACTTGCTTCCGTAAAGAGGGAATATAATTCTTCTAAGGCAGACACACAGAAAAGCCTTGCGAAGTCAGAGAGTGAACTCGTAAAGCTGACGAGCGATGACGAAGAGGATAAAAATACGAGGAAGAGGTCCCTACGCGCGAGGACATCTTCAGTGTCATCTGATACGGAGAAACCGACCACGAGCAGATCTCTAAGATCGTCCACGAGGGATTCCAAAGAGGAATTGGAGGAGGTAGAAGTTAAGACAAGACGAAGACGTGGTAGTTCAGTGCCTAAGGAAGCTACAGCGCGAACCGCAAGGATACGTAGATCCAGCAGTATAATAAAGGAAATTATCCCGGAAGAAGCCGAACCTCCAGAAGAGAAGACTGAGTCGCGGAGACTCAGAAGTTCCACTGCGAGGACTGCGAACGAGGTTGTGAATAAACTGACGACGCGCAGCCGAAGTGCGTCGTTGCTATCGATACCGGAAGAATTGGAGGAGATTTTAAGTCCGTCGTTGAGGGAAACGAGATCCACCAGAAAGAAGGAGGCTTTGAAAACCAACACCAGAAGAAGAAGAGCGATTAGCGTTGACGTGCCGCAAAACGAATTGAAGAAAAGGGTCAGAAATATTCACTCGAGAAATCTCGCGTCGCCAATCATAGAAGAATCGGTGGATGAGAAGATTCAACTTCAAGAAGATGACAAGTCGGAGAACGAAGAAACTCCTGTACCTAGAAGAAGGGCGGCATCGATGGTCAAGGAGATGGAAAAAGTCACGGAGAAGCGGAAGCGAGGCAAGACCAGTGCTAATGAAGAATCCAGCAACCTGTTTTCCTTTTCGCAGCCGGAGAAGACGGATGACATGCCATTGGATGAGAAAGGTAAATTGGACCTATGTCTGCTCGCCAAGTGAATGGTTTTTATAGGTTTTTATACCGTAGTAAACCTtcggtaaataataaaaattatgaaccAATTTGCATTTGTAATTTTCGAGCGTTTTTGTGCgctttatatatttctgctATAGATTTTCCTCACTAAAGATatgaatttttctaaaattgattttcatcAATTGACACACTGTGGCCTAATACCATTCACTTATCGAGCAATGGATATTTAAACATGGAACAATTTGTGGTGAAATCGTGGTTTTCAATTTTCAGATATAGGAGAAGTCCCGAATTACGTGTTCTCATTACCGAAATCTAAAATTCCTCCGGATCAGCCTCGTAGGTTGttgtttattaattgatttgatacgatttttatttttctcgcacTGCTATgtattttctcgtttttttatGCTGTAATCGCTTTTCTTTAATCTTATCTGAGAGATTTTAAGTTGGTTTACTCTATGTTTGTTTTCCACAGAAAAATAGGCTCGTTCATACCGAGTCCTTATCAACAAGGAGAACAACAGCCCATTATCTGGAAACCTGACATCAAGCCTTGTCCCCGTTTAACTATAAATAGTTTCAAAACGCGACTTCGGGAAAAATTCGTTATACGTAAAAGATCTAAAAGTACAGATTAAACAGTGAGCTTTCCCGAAAATTCTGATAAATTATCGCGCATCTTTTCGGTTTATAAATCTCTCAATGCTTCTAAATttgattcatatttttcttttggctttaatatattttttatctatttatgtcaattaaaattgcctatatatatatataggattATTCATCAccaatactttttaatttaattccattataatacttaaaatttttcctaACATAATGCGcgaaataaatggaaaatgatAACAcattgcatatataaaattgttaattagttCCAATGTTTATGTTCTGATAAGGATATTCATATAGTACAAAGCGATTTTGCTGGTAAGATGAACAATCGTTAATGTCGGCAAACAAGGATAGATagaattattgaatttgggtATTTAAGCGcgtaataaatcttaaatgtttctttttctttttggaaTCGATTATTTTACCATAAACAGTAAAACAACCacttaattttcaaaacatttaGGATTTATTGCTTCAATACttgatctaataattttatgcactTTTATTCGTTAAACAAGAGAAGGATTTTGTGCGCTATGCTGGGACCATGTAAAAGGTTTTTGTTATTATGTAGAAATATCGAATTTTTGTTACCGATGGCCGCATGCTTAGAACTTGTTGGAAACTTGGGTAGTtttgttgtgttttttttctttgcgaaCAACTGGACTTCTTCTCATAGAATGTCCGATATTAGGtaaagtaatttttctttcctctttttttaactaggatatattttaagttatgGTAAGTGTTGATCAATTATAACTGCGGTACTTAGAATATATGCTAGTACGATATtgattaaagatattttttttaaagtaatgtaCATGTAGTCTCAAAGATTGCTTTCGCAATGAGTAAACCGATACAACTCAAATAATGCTATATGTGTCAATCGCTTATAATGAAAGAATTATGTTTCAATCTCAGATATATCAAGTTACTTCTACGTTTCGAATTAATAAGTGTACAGAGAGATGATAGCTACAGTTGAAAATCGATCTTTCATGtccaaaaagtatttaatgataaactatcattgaaaattgtattatatcacaatacttttttttacgattacaATAGTATTCATttcgtttatatataaacttataaaatatattcactgttaataatttgttttcccctttttttatcttaatacttCTAGAATTCGACTTTGTAGCGCAAGATCTCTGTTATACTTCTCTTGACTTCCATAGTATTTTCGACAAAAATGGCAATGTATTAtaactttgtaaataatttattaaacatacgCAAGTATAGTTGTAtgaatacaataaatgtaaaggaaaaataatacatattatcaaaaagagaaaatccTCCAATCACCACAAATAATACGTCGTTAcaaataagcttatatattCTAATGGAATATTACCTGAAGCTATGGATACAGATTCTCTTATcgtttcttatataaattagtaaataatacattgtatatataataaaactacgTACGTTCATTGCAACGATCGAGATTTAATGATACATAAATTCTAATAGTGTTTCATAAGTGTCGCTTCGAAATtgtaattagttaaaaatattcttttcttttttgggggcgggggaggggggggggaggagatATGACAActattattagtatttttcATGGCTATTTTGCGTTCtaacttttcaaaatattaggATCAACAATATGGCTAAGCATTTTGAAAGCTTGCTCATGTTTCAAAGTttggaaaaaattgcaatacttAACACTCGCTTAATATAGATCTTTATGCACGCATAATACACACGCCTTCCTTATTAACACTTTCATCTATCTGTTTAAAGGCCAACATTAAAGTGTTATCTTTGGCAGTGTTGTCATCTGTTATGTACTATCTTACTACCTATAAAAGAGTTTCAAATAGTCACGACTTATGATCGAATTAATGTCGCAGATCATCTAGAGAGTCCTTGTATACAGTCTGCAAAACATTCATGCTATATAAGCAAATTTGAATGTATCAAAAGCACGAGATTctcttttacatttattttctatttaaacgTTGAGATAAAATCTGAGACAAAATTTATGGAAACTTCTAcgattttctattcttttaatCATGATTTGTTCACGCGTTTCAATTACACTTTGTGCGTTTGACCCATCTACGAATTATGAGGCCATGTGATATAAACTTTTGCAGTCAATCAACGTATGTAACACTGCTTAATTGTCACATCTAAGTGCACGAAGCTGAATATATCTCTTACAAACTGTTCTTTGATTGTCTACGATACTTTTTTTGCTCTTACTTTTTggtaaaagtgtaaaaaattctaatactGAAAAGagcattattatcaataaagtGATTTTTTGATAGTCTagtatcttatatatatttaatagcaaGCAGACGTGATAAACGTAGCAGCAAGGACGGTACAATTTATCCACTTGGATATCAGCATCGTAGcgtcattattttatcttgatttATTGCTGAgtaattcattaatttgcaTCAAGGCCCTCCGATTCGTATGCCCTTTAAAAGGCACATTGTATTTCGCGCAATACGAATTACATCATTGCGTAAGATATGACAGTAcacgctataaaaaaaaaataattaaaaaattctgagatatacaattttttccgAGAGAAAGTCaagaataaatcaaataaatgcaTTATCAACAAAATTGCACTCTTTCAAGCAAACCTTCGAAATAAACATAGCTTATACTAACTTACGTCACCGTTCAatggcaatataaaaaaaagaaaatgaaatatactttataaaaaaatactgatcTTAACTCCCACGacattattgattttactGATGCTTACAGCCGTCTTTGACGCGCCGTTTGTGCTTCTCCTCATGCGTATTAGATGGCGACTGAACCTGATTTCGTCGCTGCCCTTGAATCGGCATGTAACAAGGTACGTCATCAGTCATCAGCTCCTGCGGCGGCGTTGGCAGTGCATACGTAGGGCTTACTGTACTACTCGAGCTGCTCGAAGTACCCCGATGTGCGTTGTAAGTGGGATCGATGATGGCCGCGACGTTCGCCATTTCTCGCACATTATCGGTATCATCCAGCGTCTGGATCTCCTCAGGATCCGGATACTGTGGGTAATTGACGGGATTACGAGCTCGATTTTTGACCGGCGGAGTCCGTAAGTCCAGTCTGTCCGGTCTCTGAGGTCGTTCCACCAGATTTTGCTCGTCCaactgttgttgctgctgctgttgctgcagACGTTCTCGCTCCAGCTTCTTCTGCTTCgctctctctcgcgctctGCGCGCTTTCGCGCGCTCCTTATCTTGAAGCATACGCGCCAATTCAGCATCCTGCGCCTCCATTGCTAATTTCTGATCCAACATAAATTGCTCGCTTTCCGGATCCTCGTGATTGTCTAcctcttcttttttctgcAACTTCCTTGCCAGTTCCTGTTATGTGAGATGAGTTTTGACGCttgtatgcattttttatattgacaaAGAATTGTATGTTTTCTAGATATCAATGAAGATATTAACTTCTAAGCAAATTTTCAGAATTACCTCATCTTTTTCTTCCTGTATACGCTTCTCAATCTCCTGCTGCATAGCCTCATCTCCCAACCTTAGCTGTAATCTCATCAACTCTTGCAATTCACGTTCTCTCTGCTTCTCTTCTCGCTCCAGAGAAAGTGCAATCTGCCTTGCAACGAGCGCATCTCTCTCTTCcctttaaagaaataaaaaaatatttcagaacaTTTCACATTTTACGAAACAATCATGTATCTTTAAATATCATTGTTACTAACTGTTGTTGAACGTAGCTTTGATATCTCAATGCTTCTAATTCCTGTTCAACTTTGGCTCGCGGTAAATCTTCCCTCACCTGCGCATTACGTGTTTTGTTGCCGGTGTAATGCTCCTTGACTATGAATTGTAATAAAGAATCATATTAACTAAACATTAACcatacattattaaagtctttttataaacattaaatattagtagatatattatgtatattagttgtgatattgtatatttttttcaatattctatttaaatagaGAAATTTCTATGAACAAAAAGAGCAGcactatataattattaattaattttgcatttttttttctaaaaatatccagttttttttttaaattatcttgtAATTTCAATTCAAGGGCAAAGTTTTCATTGTTGCAACATTATTGCGCTTGCTTCCATTCTTCCTGAGTTGGCAAATTTAATTAGCTCAGGGCAGTAGATTATCTTGAGACGACCCTGTTTAAATCTGGCATTCTCTCTGGCGCCACAAAAGACAAACGTATGTATAAGATTTTCACATACTTTCTTCATCCTGAAGCCGATAAGCCAGCGCTCCGTCCTCATGCACCAGCCATTCACGACACActgcaaaattgcaaattcgCATTAGAGATGCCAATGCAATGAGTAATCGTGACGCGCGCGTGATCAAGACAGATCGGTTCTCGTTTGGTTGTACTTTCTCTTGCACTTTCCATAcctaaaatgaaataaactcGTATTCTCGCGCTCTTTACGGAGAGAAGGGAGAAAAGAATCAAGTGCAGAAAGTGCAAGCGAATCTTGTGACAGAAGGCGTCTgcgagaagagaagaaaaaactcAATGTCTTACCTTCGTTCACGCGACCCGCCTTCGGTAGCGTGTCCGAGCTCAGCACGGATTTCGCCATTGCACGTTCTCGTCGATTTCACGCGGGACAAGCAGCAGAATCATCGACGACACCGTCTGTGTTTACAACCACTTTGCACGAGAGCAGCCGTGATGTTGTTTTCTCTCCATCTTGGAACGGACAAGTGAATAGCCACGGctacatatacacacatacagaGCACATACACACTTTCACCGCATGTTTCAGGTCTGGCAACGGGAGGAAAGCGCCCCTCAGGAATGAAGCCTTTGTAGGTTTCTTTCaaactggaaaaaaaatttattagttaGATGCAGCCCATTTGAGttcgatatttaatttaaaaaataataagtataaagagaagaaatcaattaaacaaatttattagaatacatgaatatatttgtagtataataaatatataaaagttaattatttaatcaattattttaacaattattaaacaattattatgacAACAATTGTGTATAGTTTGGTGTGGAACATGCATGGAAAAATTTgtagatttcataatttttctttaaacattAAAGAAATCAGCAAAGCATAATCTGTGAAATAGCTAAACCTTTTGTCGTTTTactagaataattaattagatttgtctacataaatttatcatttaaaaaactgaaattatttacaatgctGTGAAAACTTAACTTATGCGATATTAGAATTTGGaataaattgtgaataaatataattacctGAATACCTGAAAAAGTATTGATAAATTACCAAATTTTCGTCAAAACAAttcaaagtttttataatGCATCACTTATACGGCTCTGATTGCCACTGCACATACATGCTTGCAGATCGATGCAACGCGATACCTCATACTTCGTAGTAGCGTAGAATCCGTAGTAAATCGGCCGTTGTGAATAATACCGTGGAAATGCATCCACTTGGGTGGGACGAGTAGTAGGATGATGTAGTAGCCGTGGTAATACATTTCAGGTCTGAATGGATGTGGAGCACGCGCGCGCATCCGATGAAAGGCGACGAGACCGTGGTGAAAGGGGCGAATCGAGAGCAACTAGGAGAAAGGTGCCCACCGAGGTCAATGATACCACGACTATCGAATGAGCTCGAATTGATAGAAAGACAAGATAGCTTCCGCAAGAAAGAGGAAGCAAGCAATACAATACTTATACATACACCtagaatacaaattttatcagtatttcagtagttgataattatatatttattcttgaataaatgttacaattgCAGAGATCTGTGTTACATGATTCATGtattagttatatatttacataattatatttaaaatatacataaaaggTTATATATTCcctgtataaaaaattaataaacaataataagcaaaatatatagatagataCAACAAGATaacaatgtttatatatttatatataaattcaaatcaaATATGGTCTTTTTAAGTGCAGCAATAGTATTGTGCACAATGTGTTTTGTCTGCTTAGACACagagattttaaataaaaaagtttttatagtAAACTTCTCAGAATTATCAAATACAATCATAgctgattaattttttattattacaaacataTTAATACTATTCTTTTGTTACTGTATAGAGCAATATATTggacatattaaaaatatcagccTTGCTTGTATTTGATAATTCTGccaattttactataaaaatttttttattcaagatgTCTGTGTCCAAGCAGACAAAATACATTGTGCACAATACTATTGCTGCACTTAAAAAGAACATAtttgatttcaatttatatataaatatataaacattattatcttGTTGTATCTATCTATTAtgcttattattaattttttattattataaacatatttagaCTATTGTTGTATTGCTGTACACAACAATACATTAGACATATTAATGATATCAGATATGTTTGTACCTGATAATTCTGAAAGTTTTactataaaaacttttttatttaaaatgtctgTATCCAAGCAGACAAAATACATAGTGCACAATACTATTGCTGCACTTAAAAAAACCATATTTGATTTCAAAGATATTAGTTTTTGTCTTGTCTTTAAATTATCTTCCTGTTTATccttatagaatttataaaattttgagaacAGTTTGTcatactgaaaaaaaaatagaattttagtttaataaaattagttaatagaattttaaataacgcaagaaataaattagaaattttaccTTTAAATATGTAAGATTCAGTAAGtttgttgcaatataaattgagCCTTGTGTTTTTTGAAGACCTGTTGCTGCCAACAAAATTTCAATGCAGTGCAACGGTGTGTTAAGAGGCATTTTGTAATCCACCGTTTTGAAAACTTCAATTTCTGAATCGAAAATCATCTTTTGCGTATACTCTGACTTTTTTGAAAGTTTATGCAGAACATTTAAAATCTAgtaaaaaagaacaataatttaaaatactacTAAGGTTAATCATTTTAGGaattacatacaattttttaattctttgtaaagTTTTAACATACTTGCAATATTCCCAAGTTAGCGCAATGAGAATCCATTTTACACGCCAATTGAAAACAAGAcataagatataattttgaatgcttggaatattttttgcacattttaaaCCATGCTGTTTCACACAAAGGACTTGCAGCCTTATAAATCTCCAAAAAACGTTTGCACATGAACACGTCATACAAATGAATGgccatatattttacatgggTCTCTAGTTCTAAATAATCCGCTATCACAAAGGCAGTCTTCATTGTAGGTGCTGAAATtgctgtataataatttaaattaatataaaataattgttgttgCAGCAGTAATATTGTCATTTAACACTTTATaacctaattttttttaatgaaatggTAAACCGATAAGATGCAACGCTAAGTTGCGGcggaaaattgaaataatctccttattagataatattactttatgtTTTGACATTATCAGATGtctattttcttcttattacCTACCTATAAAtggtataataaaatcttttattttaatgcgtTCCTGCTTCTGTTGTTCCACAATTTCTTGAAGATGTTCCACCCAGTCATCAATTAATGGTTCTGgcattcaaaaatttatatgaaaataaaataaaataaattattacaatcttcaatctttaatcttttatacaataaactaTAGCAAATTACACTactttattgatataaaaggtataattattattaatattttcctttttctataaggaaaaaatgtgaaaatacagaataagaattaagcaaaatatgtatattaagtattagaaataaattaacataaattattaaaaataaattagtaattacCAATGTAAGATGTATCCAGATCCATTTCGAATATGAATGTCCAActagaatataaatgtatgtaaatacAATAGGGGGGCTGTGTTCACCACGTGTTCGTTATAAACTTCGTGCAAAACTTTGTAACcacatattatattagatatataactTGAAACCCGCCCTCCAGCGATAAATAGCTGTAACTTTGACAATCGTCAACTGTAATAAGgcatcatttttaattttgacatttgtcaataatattcaatatataaaagtttgtgTTCGTGACAACAACATAGTTTTTTACTGCgaaaaaaatgtctaaatttcaattaaataagcATCATTTGCGcgaagctttgcttttctgtttcaatttgaagaaaattactGCTGAATCTCATCGAATGCTTGTTGAAGCTTATAGGAAACTTGCTCTATCGGAAACAACTTGCAAGGAATGGTTTCGACAATTCAAACTTGGTGATTTTGACACAAATGATAAAGAACGTCCaggcaaaaaaaattaaaagatatagaaCTGCAAGCATTGGTGGATGAAGATTCATGACAAGCACAAAATCAACTTGCAGAAACATTGAATGTTACTCAAGCAGCCATTTCCAAGTGTTTAAAAGCTATGGGAAAGGTATACAAGGAAAGAAGATGGGTGCCATATGAACTGAAAGAGACATCAAAAGGCGAAACCATCTTCAAAATGCTGCTTGCCAGGCAAAAACAAAGGGTTTTTGCATCGAATTGTGACTGGCGATGAAAAGTGGATCTATTTCGATAATCCTAAACGCCGAAAAACCATTTACGACCTAGGCCAACCATCGACATCGACGCCAAAACGCAATATTCATGGGAAGAAGGCCATGCTCTGTATTTGGTAGGACCAGAAGGGTATATTGTGGTATATTATGAGATACTGAAACCTGGTCAAACAGTCACAGGGGATCTCTATCAACAACAAATAATCCGTTTGAACCGAGCATTGCGCGAAAAACGACCAGAATATGAGACAAGACAGCATGAAGTAATCTTGCTTCATGACAACGCTCGACCTCATGTCACTAAGACTGTCAAGGAAACATTGGAAGCACTTTGCTGGGAAGTGCTATCCTATGCGGCTTATTCACCAGACTGTGTCCCTTTCGACTACCACTTGTTTCATCGATGGCACACGCACTTGCTGAGGAACACTTCAACTCATGAAAGCGTCGAAAAATAGGTCTCTGACTAAATAGCCTCTAAAGATGAGTCGTTCTTTTGCCGTGGGATCCGCTTattgccagaaagatgggaaaCAGTCATATCTAACGATGGCCAATTTTgattgatgtatttttttcatttgtttcttaaataaaggcttaatttttgcaaaaaaggCGGGCTTCGAGTTATAGactaatatgtacaattttcaaGATGACAGGTACATCTTAATTATAGAACAAGCGACTAAATTCCGATTAAATTTCAACAATCAGTAATTTTGTATAGACGTATAATAATAGACTACGCGTTCCCTATTAAGGAAATGCCTCACTTTAGAAAGAGACAGCTAGTGTTGAACAGTAATCTCATCTTTGTCTAGTGAAGCAGTAAGGGGAAAAAAAGTCTTCGttgattgataaatattgattgacagagagagagagagagaaagagagagagagagagagagaaaaaaaaagttactgTTCAAAACATGTCTCTTTCTAAAgtgaatacaatttttcagCCGTGTGTCGCTTGTGTCGATTTGTGACAACTTGTGTCCTTTGCTGTAGCGGGATTCTGTAATGTTAACGATGTCGTTATAGTATCGTTGCGCAGCTATTACATGATACAAAAAACTTGCGCAACGATACCATAACGACATCGTTCAGGTCACAGAATCCCACTACTGGAAAACATACAGACTGTGTTctgaaattcactgccagttctgaaaatctacagtttacggctgcgttccgaaattcacagCCAGTACTAAAAATCTGCagtttacgttacgtatattgtagattttcagtactggcagtgaatttcggaacacagCCATATTCAAGATCGCTTAAGTgtggacttatattcgctctcttcgtcacacacaGATTGTGTCTGATAAAGAAAGCGAATGTAAGTCCTTACTTAAGAtaatcttgaatataaaaacggactatggccggtattcatagtccgttcttatatttaagattgtcttaagtttTGTCTTAAAATGCTACGAACCAATCAAAAAGCCATATTAGTATCTTAAGACGACGATAAcgacttaagacgatcttaaatataagaaatgactatgaataccggcctatgaCCGGTCATTATacgttatttaatttgttttaccTGTGGCTACAGCAATTTGGTATATCTCAGAGCTGCTAGATTTGTACACTGCAGCTTTCCGCATACGAAACAGACAAACATATATCTTTTCACGTATCTACGAATACGCTTCTACGTATTTTAGTACGCATGCGTTCAAAGTTCAACC
This window of the Linepithema humile isolate Giens D197 chromosome 1, Lhum_UNIL_v1.0, whole genome shotgun sequence genome carries:
- the LOC105668971 gene encoding coiled-coil domain-containing protein 50-like isoform X2, whose product is MAKSVLSSDTLPKAGRVNEVCREWLVHEDGALAYRLQDEEIKEHYTGNKTRNAQVREDLPRAKVEQELEALRYQSYVQQQEERDALVARQIALSLEREEKQRERELQELMRLQLRLGDEAMQQEIEKRIQEEKDEELARKLQKKEEVDNHEDPESEQFMLDQKLAMEAQDAELARMLQDKERAKARRARERAKQKKLERERLQQQQQQQQLDEQNLVERPQRPDRLDLRTPPVKNRARNPVNYPQYPDPEEIQTLDDTDNVREMANVAAIIDPTYNAHRGTSSSSSSTVSPTYALPTPPQELMTDDVPCYMPIQGQRRNQVQSPSNTHEEKHKRRVKDGSCTVISYAMM
- the LOC105668971 gene encoding coiled-coil domain-containing protein 50-like isoform X1, which gives rise to MAKSVLSSDTLPKAGRVNEVCREWLVHEDGALAYRLQDEEIKEHYTGNKTRNAQVREDLPRAKVEQELEALRYQSYVQQQEERDALVARQIALSLEREEKQRERELQELMRLQLRLGDEAMQQEIEKRIQEEKDEELARKLQKKEEVDNHEDPESEQFMLDQKLAMEAQDAELARMLQDKERAKARRARERAKQKKLERERLQQQQQQQQLDEQNLVERPQRPDRLDLRTPPVKNRARNPVNYPQYPDPEEIQTLDDTDNVREMANVAAIIDPTYNAHRGTSSSSSSTVSPTYALPTPPQELMTDDVPCYMPIQGQRRNQVQSPSNTHEEKHKRRVKDGCKHQ
- the LOC105668972 gene encoding cyclin N-terminal domain-containing protein 1-like, which gives rise to MDLDTSYIEPLIDDWVEHLQEIVEQQKQERIKIKDFIIPFIAISAPTMKTAFVIADYLELETHVKYMAIHLYDVFMCKRFLEIYKAASPLCETAWFKMCKKYSKHSKLYLMSCFQLACKMDSHCANLGILQILNVLHKLSKKSEYTQKMIFDSEIEVFKTVDYKMPLNTPLHCIEILLAATGLQKTQGSIYIATNLLNLTYLKYDKLFSKFYKFYKDKQEDNLKTRQKLISLKSNMVFLSAAIVLCTMYFVCLDTDILNKKVFIVKLSELSGTNISDIINMSNVLLCTAIQQ